The Halostagnicola larsenii XH-48 region CATACAGTTGCGCTGCGAGAACCGAGCCCAGCGAATACGTCGGGAAGTAGCCAAAGGAGCCGTGACTCCAGTGGATGTCCTGCAGACAACCCTCGGCGTCGGTATCGGGGCGCACGCCGAGGTACTCCTCGTACTTGTCGTTCCAGACCTCGGGAACGTCCTCGACGGCGAGGTCGCCCGAGATCAGGTCCCGCTCGATTTCGAAGCGGATCACGATGTGGAGGTGGTAGGTCAGCTCATCCGCTTCGACGCGGATCAGGTTGTCGTCGTACACCTGATTCGCGGCCTCGTAGGCCTCTCGCGGGGAGACGTCCTCGAGTTCGGGGAACCGCTCTCTGGCGGTCGTCAGGAAGCGGTCCCAGAACGGCCGGGAGCGCCCGACGTGGTTCTCCCAGAGCCGCGACTGGGATTCGTGGACGGTGAGGTCGCGGGCTTCGCCGAGCGGCGTGGCGTACTCCTCGTCGGGGAGTCCGATGGTGTAGTTCGCGTGGCCGAACTCGTGGATGACCGACGTGATCGAACCGAGCAGGTCCTCCTCGTCGAAGCGAGTCGTCACGCGGGCGTCGAACTGCGTTCCCGACGAAAACGGATGCGGAGCCGTATCGAGACGGCCGCGATTCCAGTCGTAGCCGAGCGCGTCGAGGGCGTCGCGGGCCAGCGCCTCCTGATCGTCGTCGTCGAACTGGCCGGCGAAGGCGTCGGTCGCGAGATCCGCGTCGCTTTCGTCGATCGCCTCGATCAGCGGGACGAGGTTATCGCGCAACCGCTCGAGGATTTCCTCTGCGGTCTCGAGGTCCAGATAGGGCTCGTATTCGGCGAACAGCACCTCGTAGGGGTCCGCGTCGGGGTCGATGTGCGCGGCGTACTCGCGTTTGAGGTCGACGAGTTTCTCGAGCGTCGGCGCGAACTGCTCGAAGTCGTCCTCCTTCCGGGCCTGCGTCCACGTCGGGTGCGCGTTCGAGGTCGTCTCCGAAATCTCCTCGACGAGGTCCTGGGGAACGCTCGTCGCCCGGTCGTACGTTCGGCGAACCTCGCGGACGACCGCCCGCTGGTCGCTCGTGAGGTCGTCGCTCGCGGCTTCGAGTTCCTCGAGGAGGTCGCCCGTCTCCTCGTCGGTTAGCAGTTCGTGACTGAGCGAGGACAGCGTTGAGAGCTGTTTCGCCCGCGCCGGCGTCCCCGCTTCGGGCATGATGACTTCCTGATCCCACTGCAGGACGCCCGCGGCGTTACCGATATTCGAAATCCGCTCGACGCGTTCCTCGAGGCGGTCATAGGCCTCGGTCGTATTGATCGCCGTCTGTGTCTGATCTGTTGTCATTGGGACACAGTATGAGCGACTCACCCATCAACGTCCGGGTTCCGGTGGAATCGGGCGAACCGGCACGATTCGTCGTTACTCGTCGATATCGTGCTGATAAATCGCGAGATAGATCGAGCCGATCGCACAGAGGATACCGCCGGCGAAGAGAAACGAGTACGGCGATTCCTCGGGAGCGAGCCACGCGTCGGTCAGCGTCAGGCCGATGAATCCGACGGGAAGCAAGACCAACGCCCCGTTTTGCATGGCCATCGCGACGCGCCAGAGCCACCCCCTCGAGGTCGCCGAACTCGTCGAGTCGTCGAGTCGCTCGCGGTCGGCTCCACTGGCATCCATTGATCGAGTTGACACTCTCGAGGATCGTAAGTCCACCGGAGAGTGATACTCGGGCGTGTCGGACCCTTCAGGCGTCGTGGACGACCACGACCGTCATCGGCGCGGTTCGGACGACGGATTCGGAGACGCTGCCGAACAGGAGTCGGCCGGCCCGTTTGCGGCCGTGGCTGCCGATCACGATCTGGTCGAAGCCGTTTTCGACCGCGTGCTCGACGATCTCCCGGGCCGGTTTTCCCGTTTTGACCGCGGTCTCGATGTCGCGATCGGTATCGGACACCTGCTCGACGGCGTCCTCTAAGAGGGCGTTCGCACGGCTATGTGCTTTTTCGTATCCCGGGAAATCGTCTTCGGAGTTGACGAACGCCATCCAGTAGCCCTCTGGGAGTTCGATCACGTGTAACGCCGTGATCGACGCCTCGGGAAACTCCTCGAGTGCGTACTCAAGCGCGGCACTCGCCTGTGGCGAATCGTCCACCGGGACCAGAACGTTGTCCACCATGCGAGTCACCACCACGGACGGGAGCTTAAACCACCCACCACCACACGCACGGAGGGCGGCCGGTGATACCCCGTTTCAGGTCAGTTCCGAATCAAACGGGGCCGCCGTCGTGCTCACACCCAGCGCTCTGCGAGCCGCCGATACGTCTCGAGACAGCGCTCGAGGACCGGAATCGAGACGCTCTCGGTTTTCGTGTGCGCCTCGCCGGGTTCGGACGCGCCGTAGATCACACACTCCGTCCCGGCCTGCGAGAGCCACCCGGCGTCCGTCGCGTGGGGTTTCGTGACGAGTTCGGGAGCTCCCTGCTGGACGTCGGCGGCGGCCTCGCAGACCGCATCCGCGAACGCGCGATCCGTACACTCCATCGGAGGCAGGTCCTGGTCGACCGTCCACTCGATACCCTCGAGTTCGGTCACCGACTCGAGAGACGCCCGTTCGCCCGGGACTGTTCGCTCGTCGACCGTGATCGTACACGCCTCCGGGACGACGTTCCACGCGGAGCCGCCCTCGATCTCGGTGACGACGAGGCTCCCCGCGAGTCGGTCGCCGGCCACCTCGAGAGACGGCACCTCGAGACCGCGAATCGCATCGACGGCGTCGGCGGCGCGGTAGATCGCGTTCTCGCCGGCTTCGGGTTCGCTCGCGTGGGCGGCGGTGCCCCGAGCCGTGACCGTGCTGGCGCGTCGACCCTTGTGGGCGACGGCGACGTCCGTCACGTCGGGTCCGGAGTAGTTCGTCGAACCCTCGCCGACGACGGCGTGGTCGGGTACGAAGCCGTTTTCGATCGCGTGGCGAGCGCCCGTGCCGCCGACCTCCTCGCCGACGAAACTCGCGAAGACGAGTTCGCCGGGCCGGGTGTCGGAATCGGCGTTTGAACCGGAATGGGTACTCGAACTGGAGTCAGCGCTCGAACCGGAATCCGCGTTCGAACCGGAGTCGGCACTCGAACCGAAATCGCCGATCGAGGGCGACTCGAGGTCGGCGTCCCGAAACGCGATCGCGGCCGCCGCGAGCGTCCCTTTCATATCGGCCGTTCCGCGGCCGTAGAGCCTGCCGTCGCGCTCCTCGACGAGATACTCGCCGTCGTCGATCTGGGACTCGTCCGGCGGGACGACGTCGTGATGACCGACGAACGCGAGCGTCCGCGGGTCGGCCGCTCCGGCCTCCACAGCGCCGGCGGCGTCGCTCGGGCGTCGTCGAGCGATGACGTTGCCGACTTCGTCTCGCGCGACCGTCGCGTCGGTTTCGGTCCGCAGCCACTCCTCGAGCGCGTCGCCCGCCGCGGTCTCGTCCTCGTGGCTCGGGATCGAGACCAGCGTCCGGGTCAGATCGACGACAGACATAGCGGGCGGTACGGGCTCGAACGTGTTCGTTCCACCGAAACCGACACCGAGGAGAGAGCGCATCGACGGCTCGCAAACGTCACCGCCGTCCGTCAGCGGCGTGGCCCCGACGATTCGTCAGTACCGCTCGAGTGCACTCCAGCGGAGAATCTCGGCGTGGTCGAGGATCAAGCCGTCAACGCCCGCTTCGAGGAGTTGGTCGGCCTCGTACCACGTGTTGACCGTCCAGACGTTGACCGGCAAGTCCCTGTCGTGGGCCTCGGCCACGAGATCGATCGACTCGTACGCATCGTCGTCGAAAAACGGCGTCCCGTAGAGCATGTCCATCGGAGGGTTGATCGCAGCAGTGTCGTACTCGTCGGTCACCGCAAGCCCCTTTTCGATCGATTCGGAGAGGAGGTATCCCACCGGGATCTCGGGGGCGATCTCAGTCACGGTTGCGAGGGCACCTTCCCAGAACGTCGTGAACAGGAGTTCGTTCTCGTAGTCGGTCGCAACGTCGACCACCTTCTCGAGCCACTCCCATTGCTCCCGTTCGGCCGCCGGGTCGTCGACTCGGCCGAACTGAACGTCCGAAGACCCTTCCTTGATATCGATATTGACGCCGGTTTCGGTCGGGATCGCGTCTAGCGCTTCGGACAGTGTCGGAACCGTCTGGCCGCTCTCGAGGACCTCCGCCGAGAATACCGTCTCCGCGGGCGTCTCGTAGATCACGCCCGTTGTATCGGTCAGTCCGCTCAGTTCCGTATCGTGAAAGACAGCGAGTTCACCGTCTTCGGTGGGCAACACGTCGAGTTCGATCCAATCCGCCCGCCGTCGGTTGGCCGCATCGTCGGTTCCGCCCTGCGTAGCGAGTTCGAACGCCGCGACGGTGTTTTCGGGATACGTGTCGGCGTACCCGCGATGAGCGATGACCGTCGCGCGATCGGTTCGGCTCGCGCGATTGTCCTCATCGCTTCGAGTCCGGTGGGGGCCCGTCGTCGCGCCAGTCGTCGAAGATGCGGCCGTTCCGCCGACGAGTGCCGCTCCCGTCCCGGCGACGAATCGACGTCGGTTCACCATGCTTGGTCTATTTTGCATACGAGGTTCGTTCATTTGAATCTATATTATTCTTTATAATTTTAATAAATATAAGAGCGTGGTAGTGAATACTGGTATGGAGATCTGACGATGGGAGGGAAAGATACATACTCGAGGATCTCTCGAAACGAGAGAGGCTAGTAGTCGTCTCCCTCTCGAGCGGCGTTGTCGTTCGTACCCGAAATCCGATCCCGTCACGGCTAGTTCGAACAGGAACCCACGAAGCGACGAATACAGGCCCAATCGTTTTCCGTGATTTCGTAGTAGAGAACCCAATGACCTCCGACGAGGAGACGACGTGGGAGTACGAGACGGTTCGGCCGCCTCGAGAGGCCACGAAAGAGGAGGCCACCGATCCGGTGGACGTTCTCAACGAGCGCGGAGACGAGGGCTGGGAATTCGTCGAGACGATCGATTACAGCGGCGGCGGCACGAAGTACCTCGTGTTCAAGCGGCCGAAGCGAACCGACGATGATGACGGACGACGTTCGGGAACGGATCAATGAGCAACGACAAGGTCAGTACGCAAGACACGATGCGCGAGCGGGCCGACGAAAGCCGGCTCAAACTCTGGTTGCTCGTCGGCGCGAACCGACTGCTCGTCACCGCAGTTCTTGCCGCGACGTTCTTCGTCCTCTTCATGCTCGGCGGGGTTTTCGATCCCCCGCTTACGAACTTGCTGCAGCGGCGGGGCGTCATTGAGTCGATGTTTTCCTCGATGATCAGCGCGCTCATCACCGGCGTCACCCTGGTCGTCACCATCAGTCAGCTGATCGTCTCGCAGGAAAACGGCCCGCTCGGCGAGCAACGGACTCGCATGAGCGAGACGATGGATTACCGAGATTACATCAAAGAGATCGTCGGAAAACCCGCACCGGCTGACCCGTCGACGTTTCTCCGAGAGATCGTCGGCGCGACACAGACGCGGGCCGAAGACGTCAGGGAGCGCATCAAATCGACGGAGAACGAGGACCTCGAGCAAGAAGTCGACGAACTGGTCGACAGCATCATCGGCAACTCCGAAACCGTCCAAGAGAAACTCGACGGCGCGACGTTCGGCACCTTCGACGTCGTCTACGCCTCGATGGACTACAACTACGCCTGGAAGATCTTCCAGATCGAGCGGATCGAAGACGAGTACGAAGATGTCCTTGAAGACGAACACCGGGATGCGTTCGACGAGCTGCGCACGTCGCTCGTCATGTTCGGCCCCGCTCGAGAGCACATCAAAACGCTGTATTTCCAGTGGGAACTCATCGACCTCTCGCGGCTGATCCTCTACGCCGCGATTCCGGCGCTGCTCGTCTCGGGGATGATGCTCACGTTCGTCGATATCTTGACGATTGGCGGGACCACGCTCGGGGCGGAAAACCTCCTCTGGGTCGTCGCCATTGCGTATACGTTCACGCTGATACCGTTCCTGATGTTGACCGCGTACGTGCTTCGGATCGCGACGGTCGCGAAGCGAACCCTGGCGATCGGGGCGTTGATATTGCGGGATTCGCAGCGTTAACGGGACTAGTGGGCGGTACAGGACGATCCGTCGCACCGTCGAGAAACGTTCTGCGAACTGTTGCACTCGAGGGCGACGAAGAGGGTGTCATAGAACCCTTCTCGAGGAGTTGGTTTCGAGCAATTCAAAGCGACATACCTACTCAGTAGGGTTGCGTACTGACCGCCGCTATTCTGTCAGAAAAGATTAGTTTTCAGAATCGCGTGCGAGAGACAGCCCATGGCGCGCGCTCGTTGCGAGCCACTGGAACTCTCCGGCTCACTGAGCTTGAACAATCATTCGTGCTATGAACCAAGCCACCGTGCGAGTGCTCCTGCGAGAAGCACCAGTGCACCGGCAATAAACGTACCGGGAACTGGAAGTACGAACAAAATTGCACCAAACGCGAGGACCACTGTTGATGGTTTCATCCAGAAGTGACTACGAGACTCAAACGGTTACCACTTGGGCCTCTCAAACGGGATGGAGCAGAAAGCTGGGGCCGTAGGGGTCTGCTGTACTGATCATTCGTCGGACGCCCTAGAGCGGTGTGAGAACTCTTCTATGACACCCTGCGACGAAGGCTAAAATCGACACGAGCGAGTGTGGTCGAAGAACAACGAAACGACATTTCGCAGTTCGAGACGGGACACCCGCTACCAGCGACTGAAACGGTCCCGAAACACCGCTCGAGCCCACCAACCACCATCCCGCTCGTTGAACACCCTTATTGGCGTCGGCTACCGTAGATTGACACATGAATGTCGTGCCGGACACGAGCGTGGTCATCGACGGCCGCGTCTCGAAGACGATCGAAGACGGGCAGTTCGAGGGAGCGACGGTTTCGATACCCGAAGCCGTCGTCGCGGAACTCGAGGCGCAGGCAAACGACGGCTACGATAGCGGCTGGGACGGCCTCTCGGAACTCAAACGGCTGGCCGATCTCGCCGATGACGGCGTCGTCAACGTGGAGTACGTCGGCGAACGGCCAAGCGCCATGGAACGCGGCCACGCATCCGAAGGGGAAATCGACGCCCTGATCCGGGATCTGGCTGAGGATCTCGAGGCCACGTTCATCACGAGCGACATCGTACAGGCCGAGGTCGCGCGGGCGAAAGGCCTCGAGGTCGAGTACGTCTCGCCGGAGGTCCGAGAAGTCGGCACCCTCACCGTCGAGGACTACTTCGACGAGGAGACGATGAGCGTCCACCTCAAGACGGATACGGTGCCGATGGCCAAACGCGGCGCGCTCGGCGAGATGCGCTACGAGGAAATCGCCGACGAACCGCTCGACGAGGCGACGATGGACGAGTACGCCCGCGAGGTCGTCGACGGAGCCAAGGAGTCGAGCGACGGATTCATCGAACTGAAGGAACCGGGCATGCAGATCGTCCAGTTTCGGGACTTCCGGATCGCCATCGCCCGACCGCCCTTTTCGGACGGCATCGAGATCACCGCGGTTCGCCCGATCGCACAGACCGACATCGAAGACTACGAGCACGCCGACGAGTTGAAGGATCGACTGCTCGAGCGCCAGCGCGGCGTCCTCATCTCCGGCGCGCCGGGGGCGGGGAAGTCCACGTTCGCGCAGGCGGTCGCCCGATACATCTCGGACAACGACTACTCGGTGAAGACGATGGAGAAGCCGCGGGACCTGCAGGTCGGTCCCGAGATCACCCAGTACACGGAACTGGGCGGTCAGATGGAAAAGACCGCCGACGCCCTGTTGATGGTTCGGCCCGACTACACCATCTACGACGAGGTGCGCAAGACCAACGACTTCGAGGTGTTCGCGGACATGCGACTCGCCGGCGTCGGCATGCTCGGCGTCGTCCACGCCACGCGGCCGATCGACGCCCTCCAGCGGCTCATCGGCCGGGTCGAACTCGGAATGATCCCGCAGGTCGTCGACACGGTCGTCTACATCGAGGCCGGGGAAGTCGCGAAGGTCTACGACGTCCGGACGGAAGTCAAGGTCCCCGCGGGACTCACCGAGGAGGACCTCGCCCGACCGGTGATCCAGGTCACGGAGTTCGAAACCGGCGTTCCGGAGTACGAAATCTACACCTTCAACCGGCAGGTCGTCACCGTCCCGCTCGACGGGGACGAGGACGGCGGGCCGGGTTCGGAATCCGGCGTCGACCGCATCGCCAAACAGGAGATCGAACGGGAGATTCGCTCGATCGCCCACGGCTACGTCGACGTCCAGCTCAAGGGCCAGGACCGCGCGGTCGTCTACGTCACCGACGACGACATCTCGAGCGTCATCGGGAAAGGCGGCGGCCGGATCAACGACGTCGAGAACCGACTCGGCATCGACATCGACGTTCGGACCCACGACGAGAACCCCCACTCCGGGGCGGGCGGTGCGAGTGGCGGAACCCAGCATGCCGGTGGGAACGGCCACGCGGGCGGGAACAGCGGATCGGGCGGCGGCCAATCCGCCGGGCAGATCGTCCAGCCCGAGATCACCTCGAGACACATCGTCGTCCCGGTCGACGGCCACCAGAGCGAGACCGTCGAGGTGCAGGCAAACGGCGAGTACCTGTTCACGGCGACGGTGAGCCGCGGCGGCGAGATACAGGTCTCTCGAGGGAGCGCGATTGCGGACGAGTTAGAGCAGGCGATCGACCAGAAAGACCCGATCACGGTTGTTCCCTCCTAAGTAGCTCCCCGCGAGCGAACGGAGTGAGTGAGCGGCTTTTTTAGCGTAGATTTTTTGGAGGAGGGTGACCCCGAAGGGGAACCCGACGAGAAAAAAGGTACGTGTGCGAGATACAGGTCTCTCGAGGGAGCGCGATTGCGGACGAGTTAGAGCAGGCAATCGACCAGAAAGACCCGATTACGGTCGTTCCCTCCTAAGTAGTTCTTCCGCGAGTGAGCAGAGCGAACGAGCGGCCTTTATGCCGTGGAAATCGGTCGGGACTAAGATTCTGCCGACTGGTTAACAGCGTTTTCGACCGTGGACAGAGAGCAGTACAGTAGGAAATGGGAGAACAGACGAGAAAAACGGGATTTCCATGAAACACCAGTTGATCGCACGAGTATGCGTGTAGAATAGTTCATTAATACTGCAAGAGATACAAGTGATGTTTTCATCTACAGTAGCAAGTCATTAATTCGTCACAAGTATCTGGATAGAAGGTTTTAATATTCAATTTATATAGACCAAGACCTATACCGGGAGTTCACATTAACAAGTGACACGATGGCAGACCAAACTGATGCCGAAGTCATTCGTCGAGAGTTGGATACAGAAGGCGAGACACCAACCGTACAGATCGTAGAAATTGTGGCCAATCTCGAGGGGACCGATCAAAGCGAACTGCCACCGATGTACAATTGTATAGATGGCGTCCTCAAAAACCTCTTTTCCGATCCACCTGCACCTGAAGCACAGATGAGGATCGAATTTAGCTACAAAACGTATCGAATCACCGTCAATCAGGATGGAACAGCGAAGTTTGTAAAGACAGAATAGAGACGACGAACGAGCGCTCTCGATAACCACACGTCGTAATCGTTTTTTCAGATTCGAGCGTATGAGTATTTCGAGACGAGAAACTGCTTCGAACCATGGAAGTTCTCGAGAAGCATCTACTGCACACTCGAGCGGACGAATACCCACTCACAGAACCGTCAACCGCCGGCCGGACGTTTTGCGGAACCCGTACATGCTGTCATCGGCGAGGACGACCAGCCGATCCTCGAGCGAGAACAGGTCGCCGGAGCACCCGGGTTCGGTGGGCACCGAAGCGGTCCAGGACACCGTCCCGTCGCGGTCGATGGCGAACAGGCCACAGTCGTCCATCTCCGGAGTCATCCCGCGAGCGTAGAGCCGCTCGGTGTCGGCCGCGAGATCTCCCTGAATCTCGTACCCCTCGAGCGTCCAGCGGTGTTCGCCGCTCGAGCAGTCGACCGCCCGAATCGTTCCGTCGGCGACGCGGTACGCACGATCCTCGACGATGAGGGGGGCGCCCCCCGCGTGATCGAGCGAAAGCCTGCCGCGCCGGGTGTCGTCGGTCTCGATGAGCCACAGTTCGTCCTCGCCACTTTCGGTTTCGATGCCGAGCACCGCGACCGATACCGAGGTCTCGAGCCAGTGGGGCGTCGACGGGAGCGAGCGCGAGACCGTTCGGGTCCCCTCCGAGTCATAGCTCAGCAGTGTGGGATCGCTCCCGCCGGCGATCCAGACGTGATCGGCACTAACCGCTACGGCGTCGATGTCGTTGATGGGGGCGTCCTCGAGGTCGATCGAGAACAGTTCCTCGCCATCGGCCGGCGCGAACGCGACCACGCCCGCTTCGTGAAGGCCGACGGCGAGGGACGATGAGGCCCGGAACCTGAGCGCGGGGCCGTCCCACTCGGTCGTCCAGACGGTGTCCGGATCGTCGCTGCTCTGGCTCGTGACGCTCTCCGCGCCGTCGTCCGCCTCGGAAGGGGCGGGCTCGAGCGCGACCACGGTTTCGTTCTCGAGCGCGCAGACGACCCGCCCGTCCGCGACGGCAGGGAGACCGGTATACTGACTGTCGGTCACACCCTCCCAGACCATCGACCCGCTCGAGTCGTAGGCCGCTACCTCGGCGTCGTCGAGTTCGACGAATCCGGCGCCGCCGACATCGATCCCCTGCCCGCTCCGATTGCGAATTCGATACAGCAGGCGTCGATCGGACCGCCACAGGGAATCCCCCGAGTTCGCGCCCGGACCGATGCTGGTGGGGAGTGACTCCTCCCAGACGAACTCCCCGCCGCCGGGCTGGTAGCCACAGCCGGCGACGAGGGCCGACGCCCCGGTCGCGAGCGCGCCCAGCACCTGTCGGCGCGACCGCCGCGGCCGGTCGCCAGTCACGCACCCACCCCCTCGCGCTCTAGGTCTCGGAGGTGCTCGAGGCGCTCGGCCGTCGGCGGGTGCGTATCCGGAAAGATGTCGGTGCTGATCAGCTCCGCCGAACTGAACGCGCGGGACTCGAGCGGGGCGAGATAGAGCGCTTCGACGCCGCCGTCGAGGGCGCGAAGGTCCTCGTCCGGCACCTCGGGCATCGCCCCGTCGATCTTCTCGAGCGCGCTCGCGAGGGCGGCCGGAGAGCCGGTGATCGTCGCCGCGGCCCGATCGGCAGCGTGCTCGCGATACCGCGAGAGGAGCCGATAGAGCAACACGCTCGCGAACCAGAACATCGCCGAAACGGCGAGCGTGAGGACCGTCGTGACGACGATGACGACGATAGCGACGAGAAGCGCACGCCCGTCGCGGTCCCCGCCCGACGACCCGCCGCCGGATCCGAGTATCCGGACGAACCAGTACAGGATGGTGAACGCGATGATCGCGAGGTAGTAGGTGATCGTCGGCAAGAGCCACGCCGTCGTCATCACCCTCGCGTCGTGATTCGCGAGGTGTGCGAGTTCGTGGGCCAGCGTCGCCTCGAGTTCGTCCTCCGAAAGGAGTTCGAGCAGTCCGGTCGTGACGACGACGGCTTCGGTGTTACCCCCGGCGACCGCGAAGGCGTTCGGAACCTCGCTGTCGATCACCGCAACGTCCGGTTTCGGAACGTCCGCCTGGGCCGCGAGGCGGGTGACCATCGCGTGTACCGTCGGATACGATTCCGCGTCGACCCGGTTCGCGCCGACCGAGCCGAGCACAGCGCTGGGCCCGTACAGATACTGGATGACGAGTCCGCCGAGAATAACGACGACCAACAGGAGCGGGTCGACGTAGAACTCGCCGGTGTACGGGCGTTCGTTGGCCCACTCGAGCAACGCGATGCCGACGGTATTCAGGAGAAAGACGAACGTGTAGACGAACGCGAACGGGAGGACGACGATGAAAAATAGCGCCAGCGCCGTCCGCAAGCGTAGCTCGCGGTCCGATTCGAGGGCGACCGAGGCGGCGAGTCGGGAGGACATGGGAGGGCGGTTAGTATCGTAGCAGATACTGGGACCGTCCGGAAAATAAACCTGTCTGTTGAATACCAAAAAGGTGCTCGAGCGAGCGCAGCGACTCGAGCGAACCGAGTGAGGGCCGTACCCCCTTTCTCGCTACTAGTTGTTTAAGGTACACTCCTTTATACGAGTAGCATCTCGAATCAGTCATCAAATGACGGGCTACGTGCTGCGCTGCAGCGGTGAACTGCGTGACCACTGACGACGCCGACGTCGCGTCGGAAGGGGGGCCGTTCCTGACAGACCGAGATAATTTGGCCGCGGTACGCGAACGGGTAACGTCGTACGTCGAATCGCTGGTTACCGACGCGAACGCCGACGGCGTCGTCGTCGCAATGAGCGGTGGCGTCGACTCCACGCTGACCGCGACGCTGGCCACCGACGCGGTCGGGAGCGAGAACGTCCTCGCGCTCGGATTACCCTACCACAAGACCGAACAGGCCGGGATGACCGACGCTCGAGCGGTCGCCGAGACCCTCGGGATCGAGTTTCGAGAGATCCACCTCCGGTCGCTGATCGACGCCTTCGACGAGACGATCTCGCCGGCGCTCGAGCCGGACACGGAGTCGATGTCCCGGCCGAACCAGCGAAATCACGCGCTCGGGAACGTCGCGGCCCGAATGCGGATGGTCGCGCTGTACTACGCGGCCAATCGCCAGTCGCGGATCGTCCTGGGGACGGCAAACCGCTCCGAGTCGATGTTAGGGTACTTCACGAAGTACGGCGACGGGGCCGCCGACTGTTATCCGATCGGCGACCTCTACAAGACCGAAGTTCGGGCGCTGGCGGACTATCTCGACGTCCCCGATCGAATCATCGACAAAGAGCCGACGGCGGGATTTTACG contains the following coding sequences:
- a CDS encoding PINc/VapC family ATPase gives rise to the protein MNVVPDTSVVIDGRVSKTIEDGQFEGATVSIPEAVVAELEAQANDGYDSGWDGLSELKRLADLADDGVVNVEYVGERPSAMERGHASEGEIDALIRDLAEDLEATFITSDIVQAEVARAKGLEVEYVSPEVREVGTLTVEDYFDEETMSVHLKTDTVPMAKRGALGEMRYEEIADEPLDEATMDEYAREVVDGAKESSDGFIELKEPGMQIVQFRDFRIAIARPPFSDGIEITAVRPIAQTDIEDYEHADELKDRLLERQRGVLISGAPGAGKSTFAQAVARYISDNDYSVKTMEKPRDLQVGPEITQYTELGGQMEKTADALLMVRPDYTIYDEVRKTNDFEVFADMRLAGVGMLGVVHATRPIDALQRLIGRVELGMIPQVVDTVVYIEAGEVAKVYDVRTEVKVPAGLTEEDLARPVIQVTEFETGVPEYEIYTFNRQVVTVPLDGDEDGGPGSESGVDRIAKQEIEREIRSIAHGYVDVQLKGQDRAVVYVTDDDISSVIGKGGGRINDVENRLGIDIDVRTHDENPHSGAGGASGGTQHAGGNGHAGGNSGSGGGQSAGQIVQPEITSRHIVVPVDGHQSETVEVQANGEYLFTATVSRGGEIQVSRGSAIADELEQAIDQKDPITVVPS
- a CDS encoding HalOD1 output domain-containing protein, whose amino-acid sequence is MADQTDAEVIRRELDTEGETPTVQIVEIVANLEGTDQSELPPMYNCIDGVLKNLFSDPPAPEAQMRIEFSYKTYRITVNQDGTAKFVKTE
- a CDS encoding outer membrane protein assembly factor BamB family protein is translated as MTGDRPRRSRRQVLGALATGASALVAGCGYQPGGGEFVWEESLPTSIGPGANSGDSLWRSDRRLLYRIRNRSGQGIDVGGAGFVELDDAEVAAYDSSGSMVWEGVTDSQYTGLPAVADGRVVCALENETVVALEPAPSEADDGAESVTSQSSDDPDTVWTTEWDGPALRFRASSSLAVGLHEAGVVAFAPADGEELFSIDLEDAPINDIDAVAVSADHVWIAGGSDPTLLSYDSEGTRTVSRSLPSTPHWLETSVSVAVLGIETESGEDELWLIETDDTRRGRLSLDHAGGAPLIVEDRAYRVADGTIRAVDCSSGEHRWTLEGYEIQGDLAADTERLYARGMTPEMDDCGLFAIDRDGTVSWTASVPTEPGCSGDLFSLEDRLVVLADDSMYGFRKTSGRRLTVL
- a CDS encoding carboxypeptidase M32, giving the protein MTTDQTQTAINTTEAYDRLEERVERISNIGNAAGVLQWDQEVIMPEAGTPARAKQLSTLSSLSHELLTDEETGDLLEELEAASDDLTSDQRAVVREVRRTYDRATSVPQDLVEEISETTSNAHPTWTQARKEDDFEQFAPTLEKLVDLKREYAAHIDPDADPYEVLFAEYEPYLDLETAEEILERLRDNLVPLIEAIDESDADLATDAFAGQFDDDDQEALARDALDALGYDWNRGRLDTAPHPFSSGTQFDARVTTRFDEEDLLGSITSVIHEFGHANYTIGLPDEEYATPLGEARDLTVHESQSRLWENHVGRSRPFWDRFLTTARERFPELEDVSPREAYEAANQVYDDNLIRVEADELTYHLHIVIRFEIERDLISGDLAVEDVPEVWNDKYEEYLGVRPDTDAEGCLQDIHWSHGSFGYFPTYSLGSVLAAQLYAAAEDELGDLDERTRAGEFDDLNGWLRENVHQHGKRYTTPDLIESATGEPFTAEYFLEYVDSKYGDLYDLE
- a CDS encoding DUF4177 domain-containing protein, encoding MTSDEETTWEYETVRPPREATKEEATDPVDVLNERGDEGWEFVETIDYSGGGTKYLVFKRPKRTDDDDGRRSGTDQ
- a CDS encoding glycerophosphodiester phosphodiesterase: MQNRPSMVNRRRFVAGTGAALVGGTAASSTTGATTGPHRTRSDEDNRASRTDRATVIAHRGYADTYPENTVAAFELATQGGTDDAANRRRADWIELDVLPTEDGELAVFHDTELSGLTDTTGVIYETPAETVFSAEVLESGQTVPTLSEALDAIPTETGVNIDIKEGSSDVQFGRVDDPAAEREQWEWLEKVVDVATDYENELLFTTFWEGALATVTEIAPEIPVGYLLSESIEKGLAVTDEYDTAAINPPMDMLYGTPFFDDDAYESIDLVAEAHDRDLPVNVWTVNTWYEADQLLEAGVDGLILDHAEILRWSALERY
- a CDS encoding universal stress protein, with the protein product MVDNVLVPVDDSPQASAALEYALEEFPEASITALHVIELPEGYWMAFVNSEDDFPGYEKAHSRANALLEDAVEQVSDTDRDIETAVKTGKPAREIVEHAVENGFDQIVIGSHGRKRAGRLLFGSVSESVVRTAPMTVVVVHDA
- a CDS encoding M20 family metallopeptidase; translated protein: MSVVDLTRTLVSIPSHEDETAAGDALEEWLRTETDATVARDEVGNVIARRRPSDAAGAVEAGAADPRTLAFVGHHDVVPPDESQIDDGEYLVEERDGRLYGRGTADMKGTLAAAAIAFRDADLESPSIGDFGSSADSGSNADSGSSADSSSSTHSGSNADSDTRPGELVFASFVGEEVGGTGARHAIENGFVPDHAVVGEGSTNYSGPDVTDVAVAHKGRRASTVTARGTAAHASEPEAGENAIYRAADAVDAIRGLEVPSLEVAGDRLAGSLVVTEIEGGSAWNVVPEACTITVDERTVPGERASLESVTELEGIEWTVDQDLPPMECTDRAFADAVCEAAADVQQGAPELVTKPHATDAGWLSQAGTECVIYGASEPGEAHTKTESVSIPVLERCLETYRRLAERWV